In a single window of the Allobranchiibius huperziae genome:
- a CDS encoding sigma factor-like helix-turn-helix DNA-binding protein, with protein MARGMMLHLRFAEDLTQQQIGVRLGISRMQVSRRLSSVIARLCAILTNGAAEAAT; from the coding sequence ATGGCTCGAGGCATGATGCTGCACCTGCGATTCGCCGAGGACCTGACCCAGCAGCAGATCGGTGTGCGCCTGGGAATCAGCCGGATGCAGGTCTCCCGTCGACTGTCCTCGGTCATTGCCCGGTTGTGCGCCATCTTGACGAACGGCGCGGCGGAAGCGGCCACGTGA
- a CDS encoding SDR family oxidoreductase, whose product MSEAKAALVTGASHGIGAAIAVRLAADGFGVLVNYRSDRAAANSVVASIIDGGGRATAVQADVGDPDQVRRLFDAAEQSFGRVDVVVSNAGVGHTAMIADVTDAEFETVFAVNTRATFAALRESARRLTAGGRIIVISRSRLAPRPGGGLYAASKAAGDQLVRAAAHELGPRHITVNSVLPGATRTAMWTDRADSTGEAQKTIAATALGRLGEPQDIADVVAFLASDAARWITGEMIAVDGGLA is encoded by the coding sequence ATGAGTGAAGCGAAGGCGGCCCTGGTGACCGGGGCATCTCACGGAATCGGCGCGGCGATTGCCGTTCGGCTGGCCGCGGACGGCTTCGGCGTGCTGGTGAACTACCGCAGTGACCGAGCGGCTGCCAACAGCGTTGTTGCCTCGATCATCGACGGCGGGGGACGGGCTACAGCGGTTCAGGCCGATGTTGGCGATCCGGATCAAGTACGCCGTCTGTTTGATGCCGCGGAACAGTCTTTCGGCCGAGTGGATGTCGTGGTCAGCAATGCGGGGGTAGGACACACAGCGATGATCGCGGATGTCACCGACGCTGAGTTCGAGACCGTGTTTGCGGTGAACACCCGGGCCACGTTCGCGGCGTTACGCGAGTCAGCTCGCCGGTTGACCGCAGGCGGCCGAATCATTGTCATTTCTCGCTCTCGTCTGGCGCCGCGCCCAGGCGGGGGCTTATATGCGGCGAGCAAGGCGGCCGGCGACCAGCTGGTACGCGCCGCAGCTCACGAGCTCGGCCCGCGCCACATCACCGTCAATAGTGTGCTGCCGGGCGCGACCCGCACGGCCATGTGGACCGACAGGGCCGATAGCACCGGCGAGGCCCAGAAGACCATCGCCGCGACGGCACTGGGTCGCCTGGGCGAACCCCAAGACATTGCCGATGTGGTTGCCTTCCTTGCATCCGACGCCGCTCGGTGGATCACCGGAGAAATGATCGCCGTTGACGGCGGGTTGGCATGA
- a CDS encoding ester cyclase translates to MFDKKTNIASQEAFGEAVNTGNLDAFDQLVAPDAVDHDPAPGQGTGPEGFKAMFTDMRTAFPDLHVEVETLVADDDQVAFAYTLTGTHNGPFQGHDATGKAFQVRGVQISKFADGKLVERWGSSDELGIMTQLGLV, encoded by the coding sequence GTGTTCGATAAAAAGACCAACATCGCCTCGCAGGAAGCCTTCGGCGAGGCGGTCAACACCGGCAACCTGGACGCGTTCGACCAGCTCGTCGCGCCCGATGCCGTCGACCATGACCCCGCACCCGGCCAGGGCACCGGCCCCGAGGGCTTCAAGGCGATGTTCACCGACATGCGGACCGCGTTCCCCGATCTGCATGTCGAGGTCGAGACCCTGGTCGCCGACGACGACCAGGTCGCGTTCGCCTACACCCTGACCGGCACCCACAACGGCCCGTTCCAGGGCCACGACGCCACCGGCAAAGCCTTCCAGGTACGCGGAGTCCAGATCAGCAAATTCGCCGACGGCAAGCTCGTCGAACGATGGGGCAGCAGCGACGAACTCGGCATCATGACCCAGCTCGGCCTGGTCTGA
- a CDS encoding flavodoxin family protein, giving the protein MTQSLRVLALVCSLRDSSSDSSSDLLARQLIEQMPDVEATVVRVADHDVKAGVEADMGDGDQWPQIRAQLIASDIVILATPTWMGQPSSICQRVLERLDAELSETDEQGRPLTFGKVAVAAVVGNEDGAHHISAIVFQCLNDVGFSIPAQGVSYWNGEAMHATDYKDLDATPEKTASTTKIAAANAVHLAHLLQANAYPATS; this is encoded by the coding sequence ATGACGCAGTCCCTTCGTGTGCTGGCGTTGGTGTGCAGCCTGCGCGACAGTTCGTCCGATTCCAGCAGTGATCTGCTGGCCCGCCAGCTCATCGAGCAGATGCCCGACGTGGAGGCCACCGTCGTTCGGGTCGCCGACCATGACGTCAAGGCCGGCGTCGAGGCCGACATGGGTGACGGCGACCAGTGGCCGCAGATCCGGGCCCAGCTGATCGCATCCGACATCGTGATCCTGGCCACCCCCACCTGGATGGGCCAGCCCAGCAGCATCTGCCAACGCGTCCTGGAACGCCTGGACGCAGAACTGTCCGAGACCGACGAGCAGGGTCGTCCCCTGACGTTCGGCAAGGTGGCCGTCGCGGCCGTCGTCGGCAACGAGGACGGCGCCCACCACATCAGCGCCATCGTCTTCCAATGCCTCAACGACGTCGGGTTCAGCATCCCCGCGCAAGGAGTGAGCTACTGGAACGGCGAAGCCATGCACGCCACCGACTACAAAGACCTCGACGCCACCCCCGAGAAGACCGCGAGCACCACCAAGATCGCCGCAGCCAACGCCGTCCACCTGGCACACCTCCTGCAGGCGAACGCCTACCCCGCTACCAGCTGA
- a CDS encoding MarR family winged helix-turn-helix transcriptional regulator translates to MTTITPAPDPSLESMVCFDLYAASRAVTAVYRRLLSQFHLTYPQYLVLIVLWRTPQPTIGELAEAVRLDYGTLTPLLRRMERAGLVTRSRRSRDERVVTVSATEAGAALQEQEPHIRAVITEATGLAPEEMAALQQTLRTIAATSRRFQ, encoded by the coding sequence ATGACCACGATCACCCCAGCCCCGGACCCTTCGTTGGAGTCGATGGTCTGCTTCGACCTGTACGCGGCTTCTCGTGCTGTGACCGCGGTGTACCGGCGGCTGCTGTCGCAGTTCCACCTGACATACCCGCAGTACCTAGTTCTAATCGTTTTGTGGCGCACACCGCAGCCGACCATCGGGGAGTTGGCCGAGGCGGTGCGCTTGGACTACGGCACGCTGACCCCGCTGCTGCGGCGGATGGAACGAGCCGGTCTGGTGACGCGCTCTCGCCGTAGCCGGGACGAACGGGTCGTGACCGTCTCCGCCACCGAGGCCGGCGCGGCGCTGCAAGAGCAGGAGCCCCACATCAGGGCCGTCATCACCGAAGCCACCGGTCTGGCCCCCGAGGAAATGGCCGCACTACAGCAGACCCTGCGCACCATCGCCGCCACGAGCCGCAGGTTCCAGTGA
- a CDS encoding trypsin-like peptidase domain-containing protein, producing MGVVDIDTVLGYQDASAAGTGMVLTSTGEVLTNNHVVDGATSIKVTVVSTGASYTAKVVGTDPTQDVAVLQLQGAAGLKTVKTSSATVGTSEQVVGVGNAGGAGGTPSASTGQVTTTNATITASDEDGSSAETLHGLIQINADIQAGDSGGPLYDAAGRVIGIDTAVQVTTVESTTKGYAIPIGSALRIAAQIESGTTSSTVHQGYPAFLGISLSSDPTYSTTGAIVEQVLTNTGAAHVGLSAGDVITAIGAHQVTDPTSLQSILATYRPGQHVKITWTDQEGQSQSATVVLSAGPAN from the coding sequence GTGGGTGTCGTCGACATCGACACGGTGCTGGGCTATCAGGACGCGTCCGCCGCAGGCACTGGAATGGTGCTGACCTCGACCGGGGAGGTGCTGACCAACAATCACGTCGTCGACGGAGCGACCAGCATCAAGGTGACCGTGGTCAGCACCGGGGCCAGCTACACCGCCAAGGTCGTCGGGACCGATCCCACCCAGGACGTGGCTGTCCTGCAGCTGCAGGGCGCAGCCGGCCTCAAGACGGTGAAGACCAGTTCGGCCACGGTCGGCACCTCGGAACAGGTGGTCGGAGTCGGGAATGCCGGCGGCGCCGGTGGCACACCCAGCGCCTCCACCGGTCAGGTGACGACCACGAACGCGACCATCACCGCGTCCGATGAGGACGGGTCGAGCGCAGAGACGCTGCACGGGCTCATCCAGATCAACGCCGACATCCAGGCCGGCGACTCCGGGGGCCCGCTCTACGACGCCGCCGGGCGGGTCATCGGGATCGACACGGCGGTCCAGGTCACCACTGTCGAGAGCACGACCAAGGGCTACGCCATCCCTATCGGATCTGCGTTGCGCATTGCGGCTCAGATCGAGAGCGGAACCACGAGCAGCACCGTGCATCAGGGCTATCCGGCATTTCTTGGAATCTCGCTGTCCAGCGATCCCACCTACTCGACGACCGGGGCCATAGTCGAGCAGGTACTCACCAACACCGGCGCCGCTCACGTCGGTCTCAGTGCCGGCGACGTCATCACCGCCATCGGCGCCCACCAGGTCACCGACCCCACCAGCCTGCAATCCATCCTGGCGACCTATCGACCTGGCCAACACGTCAAGATCACCTGGACCGACCAAGAAGGACAATCACAGTCCGCCACCGTCGTCCTGAGCGCGGGCCCTGCCAACTGA
- a CDS encoding TetR/AcrR family transcriptional regulator, producing MGTETPGLRELKKQQTRESIADAALDLTLEKGLENVTIEEIAKVAFVSPRTVSNYFLCKEEAIVAAGTQPSKTLLGEFEERPAGEHPLLSLRALLSDFVVGHSPEELELSLRKMDLSLQYPSLRPFETARFDELEESLRDAIATRTGTSVTTDLYPWLAAAAAIAAVKSAMQIWAAATTSTLGLRQLIEEAFDQFSAGLPAPPNTPATD from the coding sequence ATGGGTACGGAAACTCCTGGTCTGCGCGAGTTAAAGAAACAGCAAACTCGCGAGTCGATCGCAGACGCTGCACTCGACCTGACGCTGGAGAAGGGCTTGGAGAACGTCACCATCGAGGAGATCGCGAAAGTCGCGTTCGTCTCGCCCCGTACGGTCTCCAACTACTTCCTCTGCAAGGAGGAGGCCATCGTGGCCGCGGGCACCCAGCCGTCGAAGACACTGCTGGGCGAGTTCGAGGAACGGCCCGCGGGTGAGCACCCGTTGCTCTCCTTGCGCGCCCTGCTGAGCGATTTCGTCGTGGGTCACAGCCCCGAAGAGCTCGAGCTCAGCCTGCGCAAGATGGACCTCAGCCTGCAGTACCCCTCGTTGCGGCCATTCGAGACGGCCCGGTTCGATGAGCTCGAGGAATCCCTGCGGGACGCGATCGCGACACGCACCGGCACCAGCGTCACCACGGACCTGTACCCGTGGCTCGCCGCCGCCGCCGCCATCGCCGCCGTCAAGTCCGCCATGCAGATATGGGCGGCTGCGACGACCTCCACGCTCGGCCTGCGCCAACTCATCGAGGAAGCCTTCGACCAGTTCAGCGCCGGACTCCCAGCGCCGCCGAACACCCCCGCGACCGACTGA
- a CDS encoding Flp family type IVb pilin: protein MNAAAAYFFTTLVGLQDRLQTRKERGATAVEYGLLVGLIAVAIIASIGLLSTQIQNMFSSAATSLTGK from the coding sequence ATGAACGCTGCTGCCGCGTACTTCTTCACCACCCTGGTCGGTCTTCAGGACCGCCTGCAGACCCGCAAGGAGCGCGGCGCGACGGCCGTGGAGTACGGCCTGCTGGTCGGCCTCATCGCGGTCGCCATCATCGCGTCCATCGGTCTCCTCAGCACCCAGATCCAGAACATGTTCTCCTCCGCCGCGACCAGCCTCACTGGAAAGTGA
- a CDS encoding TadE/TadG family type IV pilus assembly protein, which yields MKGRRRRLRERGAAAVEFALVAPLLILLAGGIMEFGRAYEAQTTLSGAARASVRVMALSNDPTAARTAAKSVASSSSITLSDSQIAVSPASCATSGATPPATATVTISYPLHFFTNLFGTGVTLTGRGSMRCNG from the coding sequence ATGAAGGGACGAAGGCGTCGGCTTCGCGAGCGCGGCGCGGCTGCGGTGGAGTTCGCCCTGGTGGCCCCCCTCCTGATCCTGCTCGCCGGGGGGATCATGGAGTTCGGCCGCGCCTACGAGGCGCAGACCACGCTGTCGGGTGCAGCGCGGGCAAGCGTGCGCGTGATGGCGCTGAGCAACGATCCGACGGCTGCCCGCACCGCCGCCAAAAGTGTGGCGTCGTCATCTTCGATCACTCTGTCGGACAGTCAGATCGCGGTATCTCCGGCGAGTTGCGCGACCAGCGGTGCGACGCCGCCCGCGACAGCCACGGTCACCATCTCCTACCCACTCCACTTCTTCACGAATCTGTTCGGTACCGGCGTCACGCTGACCGGCAGGGGAAGCATGCGATGCAACGGCTGA
- a CDS encoding pilus assembly protein TadG-related protein: MQRLTQERGAVSVVVALLMVPLLGFAALSIDIAGMWSEQQQLQSGADAGALAVAQDCARNNCQTPSQTVQTMATANVNDGLATATVTPGVTPTSGQVTVSNAGVRHYLFAEVLGHSQATITTTATAGWGSPTGGTAALPLTFSICEFNAQTGGGLPSGTTTRVIYFTKSSGTNCTGPSHNAVPGGFGWVTPDSGTCSATSSTSSMLSSSTGSSVPGGCTAANIAAQQGQVVLLPIFDQASGNGANASYHVYGYAAFRLVGYNFKSKYTFNASECLKPNVDCIKGYFLQFVDMNSAFHYGSGAPNLGASVVTLTK; encoded by the coding sequence ATGCAACGGCTGACGCAGGAGCGAGGAGCGGTATCGGTCGTCGTGGCGCTGCTGATGGTCCCACTGCTGGGATTCGCGGCACTCTCCATCGACATCGCGGGTATGTGGTCCGAGCAGCAGCAGCTGCAGAGCGGCGCGGATGCCGGCGCGCTGGCCGTCGCCCAGGACTGCGCCCGCAACAACTGCCAGACCCCCTCGCAGACGGTGCAGACGATGGCGACGGCCAATGTGAACGACGGCCTGGCAACGGCCACCGTGACGCCCGGGGTCACCCCGACCAGCGGTCAGGTGACGGTGTCGAACGCCGGCGTCCGTCACTATCTCTTCGCCGAGGTGCTCGGGCACTCGCAGGCCACGATCACCACGACCGCCACCGCGGGGTGGGGGTCGCCCACCGGCGGGACGGCGGCCCTGCCGCTCACCTTCTCGATCTGCGAGTTCAATGCCCAGACCGGGGGCGGCCTGCCCTCCGGCACCACGACCAGGGTGATCTACTTCACGAAGTCGTCCGGCACCAACTGCACGGGCCCTTCGCACAACGCCGTTCCCGGCGGGTTCGGCTGGGTCACACCGGACTCCGGGACGTGCAGCGCTACCAGCTCCACCAGCTCCATGCTGTCGTCCTCGACGGGATCATCGGTGCCGGGTGGCTGCACTGCGGCGAACATCGCGGCACAGCAGGGCCAGGTGGTGCTGCTGCCGATCTTCGACCAGGCGTCCGGCAACGGTGCGAACGCCTCGTACCACGTCTACGGCTACGCCGCCTTCCGCTTGGTCGGGTACAACTTCAAATCCAAGTACACCTTCAACGCCAGCGAGTGCCTCAAGCCGAACGTCGACTGCATCAAGGGCTACTTCCTGCAGTTCGTGGACATGAACTCCGCCTTCCACTACGGCAGCGGGGCGCCCAATCTCGGCGCCTCCGTAGTCACCCTTACGAAGTAG
- the cpaB gene encoding Flp pilus assembly protein CpaB, translated as MRRRIIAAVAAVLLALVGAVLLLSYVAGADRRAAAGMQTTPVLVATSAIPKGTAVAKVRDMAVLKSLPRTAVAAGTLSSLASVSGQVTTTDIQPGEQVFASNFADRKTLLAPGQVTVPNGMQQISVMLESERVLGGHLSAGSTVGVFISLKDKTQTGYTHLTLQKVLVTAVQGTAPTASPTTDGSPTPSAQPAYTGNVMVTLALMAPDAEKVVYAAEYGTIWLSLEPSSAKEGGTRIVAPGNVYK; from the coding sequence GTGAGACGTCGCATCATCGCCGCTGTAGCGGCCGTCCTGCTGGCCCTGGTGGGGGCCGTCCTGCTCTTGTCCTACGTCGCCGGTGCAGACCGGCGCGCCGCCGCGGGGATGCAGACCACTCCGGTTCTGGTCGCCACTTCGGCCATCCCCAAGGGCACGGCAGTTGCGAAAGTGCGGGATATGGCGGTCCTGAAGTCGCTTCCGAGGACAGCGGTGGCCGCCGGCACGCTATCCAGCCTCGCCTCGGTCAGCGGTCAGGTCACCACCACCGACATTCAACCGGGCGAGCAAGTGTTCGCAAGCAACTTCGCGGATCGCAAAACCCTCCTCGCCCCTGGCCAGGTCACTGTCCCCAACGGGATGCAGCAGATCTCGGTGATGCTTGAGTCGGAGCGGGTGCTCGGAGGCCACCTCAGTGCGGGCAGCACTGTCGGGGTGTTCATCTCGTTGAAAGACAAGACGCAGACGGGGTACACCCATCTGACCTTGCAGAAGGTGCTCGTCACCGCCGTCCAAGGCACCGCGCCCACCGCCTCGCCCACGACCGACGGTTCGCCCACCCCGTCAGCCCAACCGGCGTACACCGGCAACGTGATGGTGACGCTCGCCCTCATGGCACCGGACGCGGAGAAGGTCGTGTACGCCGCCGAGTACGGCACCATCTGGCTCTCGCTCGAACCTTCGAGCGCGAAGGAAGGCGGCACCCGCATCGTGGCCCCGGGGAACGTGTACAAGTGA
- a CDS encoding AAA family ATPase has protein sequence MNDIVLATASADLEERVRRATGGRARCLPPGPLPVDPAHLFRQLADGPRPEVVMLDDTAAAPGQALALADLLQRQCPDIAVVLVSDAGDEIALPAMRAGVRDVLDPGAEEPHIRWVLERAGHLARQPHAFAAAGPATAVTQAGRRDGRVIGVVSPKGGVGKTTVATNLAIGLAQKTSLPTVLVDLDVQFGDVASALNLDPEHSLVETVDGPATRDTMVLKTFLTQHASGLYVICGPPTPAAADNVTGQDVSRLLEMLASEFAYVVVDTAPGLSEHTLAALDRSTDLVLMTSMDVPGVRGLRKELDILGELEMIPERHTVLLNMADRRSGLSTADVEATIRTGVDFVLPRSKAVPTSVNQGIPLLQSGVRDPMTKQLRRLVEQFVDLAAPAVKAVPTEVRAPRQAPAVVAPRPVPIAAMSKGPEPAPAVPRKPSPKRPALKRTSVIGRHRARARARWAR, from the coding sequence GTGAACGACATCGTCCTGGCGACCGCCTCAGCCGACCTCGAGGAGCGGGTGCGCCGCGCCACCGGGGGTAGGGCCCGCTGCCTGCCACCCGGCCCTCTCCCGGTCGATCCGGCCCACCTGTTCCGGCAACTCGCCGACGGCCCGAGGCCGGAGGTCGTCATGCTCGACGACACCGCCGCCGCTCCCGGCCAGGCGTTGGCGCTGGCGGATCTCTTGCAGCGGCAGTGCCCCGACATCGCCGTCGTGTTGGTCAGCGATGCAGGCGACGAGATCGCCCTGCCGGCCATGCGCGCCGGCGTGCGTGACGTCCTCGATCCCGGCGCGGAGGAGCCGCACATCCGGTGGGTGCTCGAACGCGCCGGCCACTTGGCCCGTCAGCCCCACGCGTTCGCTGCAGCCGGTCCCGCCACCGCAGTTACGCAGGCAGGCCGTCGAGACGGACGGGTGATCGGTGTCGTGTCCCCGAAGGGTGGCGTCGGCAAGACCACGGTCGCGACCAACCTGGCTATCGGACTGGCACAGAAGACGTCTCTGCCCACCGTTCTGGTGGACTTGGATGTCCAGTTCGGCGACGTGGCCAGCGCGTTGAACCTGGACCCGGAACACTCTCTGGTCGAGACCGTCGATGGGCCCGCCACCCGCGACACGATGGTGCTGAAGACCTTCCTGACCCAGCATGCCAGCGGCCTGTACGTGATCTGCGGGCCGCCGACGCCGGCCGCCGCCGACAACGTCACCGGGCAGGACGTGAGTCGGCTGCTGGAGATGCTGGCTTCGGAGTTCGCGTACGTGGTGGTGGACACCGCCCCTGGTTTGTCCGAGCACACCCTGGCCGCACTGGACCGCAGTACCGACCTCGTCCTGATGACCAGCATGGACGTGCCCGGTGTCCGCGGCCTGCGCAAGGAACTGGACATTCTCGGTGAGCTGGAGATGATCCCGGAGCGACACACGGTGCTGCTCAACATGGCCGATCGCCGCAGCGGCCTCTCGACCGCTGACGTCGAGGCCACGATCCGTACAGGCGTGGATTTCGTCCTCCCCCGATCCAAGGCGGTCCCGACCTCGGTGAACCAGGGCATCCCGCTGCTGCAGAGCGGCGTACGTGACCCGATGACCAAGCAGCTGCGACGACTGGTCGAACAGTTCGTCGACTTGGCCGCACCGGCTGTAAAGGCTGTGCCGACCGAGGTGCGCGCCCCGAGGCAGGCTCCTGCCGTCGTGGCACCTCGGCCCGTGCCCATTGCGGCCATGTCGAAGGGGCCCGAGCCGGCTCCGGCTGTACCGCGGAAACCCTCGCCGAAGAGGCCCGCGCTCAAGCGAACCTCGGTGATCGGCCGGCACCGGGCGAGGGCACGGGCGCGGTGGGCGCGATGA
- a CDS encoding CpaF family protein, whose product MSLSERLDAARAQKGDPGSRPVPEGGDRSVPAAVAPQVSPPAATPGERTAPLERTTFHGHTPNLTVKPKLTPAHVAAAPPIDALAKLKDRANTALFERMGARLNDPNLTQDQLHALVHSELNRVVDEEKVPLTKGERRRLVDELQDDATGHGPLQRLLDDPTITEIMVNGPDNVYVEQAGKLTRSSAHFTSEEQLRRIIERIVSRVGRRIDESSPLVDARLADGSRVNAVIPPLAFSGSSLTIRKFSKDPFQVDDLISFGTMSPEMAELLHACVEARLNIIVSGGTGTGKTTLLNVLSSFIPEGDRIITIEDAAELQLQQEHVVRLESRPPNIEGKGEISIRELVRNSLRMRPDRIVVGEVRGGESLDMLQAMNTGHDGSLSTVHANSPRDAIARLETLVLMAGMDLPLRAIREQIASAVDVIVQLTRMRDGTRRVTAVTEVQGMEGQIVTLQDAFLFDYSAGVDASGHFLGKSRPTGVRPRFTDRFTELGITISPRVFGVPTTARPAR is encoded by the coding sequence ATGAGCCTGTCCGAACGGCTCGACGCTGCCCGCGCGCAGAAGGGCGACCCGGGGAGTCGACCGGTGCCCGAGGGTGGTGACCGGTCGGTTCCGGCTGCCGTCGCGCCGCAGGTGTCCCCGCCGGCCGCGACCCCGGGGGAGCGGACGGCCCCCCTCGAGCGAACTACGTTCCACGGGCACACGCCCAACCTGACGGTGAAGCCGAAACTGACGCCCGCGCACGTCGCTGCAGCTCCGCCGATCGACGCGCTGGCGAAGCTGAAGGACCGCGCGAACACCGCGCTGTTCGAACGGATGGGCGCGCGGCTCAACGACCCCAACCTCACCCAGGACCAGCTCCACGCGCTCGTCCATAGCGAACTCAACCGGGTGGTGGACGAGGAGAAGGTCCCGCTGACCAAGGGCGAGCGGCGTCGACTCGTCGACGAACTGCAGGACGACGCCACCGGGCACGGCCCGTTGCAGCGACTGCTGGACGACCCCACGATCACCGAGATCATGGTGAACGGTCCGGACAACGTGTACGTCGAGCAGGCGGGAAAGCTGACGCGTAGCAGTGCGCACTTCACCTCTGAGGAGCAGCTGCGCAGGATCATCGAGCGCATCGTCTCCCGGGTCGGGCGCCGCATCGACGAGTCGTCACCGTTGGTGGATGCCCGGCTCGCCGACGGCTCCCGCGTCAATGCGGTGATCCCGCCGCTGGCCTTCAGCGGCTCGTCACTGACGATCCGCAAGTTCTCCAAGGACCCGTTCCAGGTCGATGACCTCATCAGCTTCGGGACGATGTCGCCGGAGATGGCCGAACTGCTGCACGCCTGCGTCGAGGCGCGGCTGAACATCATCGTCTCCGGTGGTACCGGCACCGGTAAGACCACCTTGCTGAACGTGCTGTCGTCCTTCATCCCCGAGGGCGATCGGATCATCACGATCGAGGACGCAGCGGAACTGCAGTTGCAGCAGGAGCACGTCGTCCGCCTGGAGAGCCGTCCACCGAACATCGAGGGCAAGGGCGAGATCAGTATCCGCGAGTTGGTGCGCAACTCCCTGCGGATGCGTCCCGATCGGATCGTGGTCGGCGAGGTGCGTGGCGGGGAGAGCCTGGACATGCTGCAAGCCATGAACACCGGCCACGACGGGTCGCTGTCCACCGTGCACGCCAACTCACCGCGTGACGCCATCGCGCGCCTGGAAACCCTGGTGCTCATGGCCGGGATGGACCTGCCATTGCGGGCGATCCGCGAGCAGATCGCCTCCGCAGTCGACGTCATCGTGCAGTTGACCCGCATGCGGGACGGGACCCGTCGGGTCACCGCGGTCACGGAGGTGCAGGGCATGGAGGGCCAGATCGTCACCCTGCAGGACGCCTTCCTCTTCGACTACTCCGCGGGCGTCGACGCCAGTGGCCATTTCCTGGGCAAGTCGCGCCCGACCGGGGTCCGCCCGCGTTTCACCGATCGCTTCACCGAGCTGGGCATCACGATCTCCCCGCGCGTGTTCGGTGTCCCGACCACTGCGCGACCGGCGCGATGA